One Helicoverpa armigera isolate CAAS_96S chromosome 12, ASM3070526v1, whole genome shotgun sequence DNA window includes the following coding sequences:
- the Rdx gene encoding speckle-type POZ protein isoform X2, whose translation MNYPDTSAGAVERITLYNQQTARSSSLKLGSGSECGGGGSGGGAAAPQSARVSSNGAGGMAVSRVPSPLHDGNTPVAENWCFTQVKVVKFSYMWTINNFSFCREEMGEVLKSSTFSAGASDKLKWCLRVNPKGLDEESKDYLSLYLLLVSCNKSEVRAKFKFSILNAKREETKAMESQRAYRFVQGKDWGFKKFIRRDFLLDEANGLLPEDKLTIFCEVSVVADSINISGQSNVVQFKVPECRLSDDLGALFDNERFSDVTLAVGGREFQAHKAILAARSPVFAAMFEHEMEERKRNRVDITDVDHEVLREMLRFIYTGRAPNLDKMADDLLAAADKYALERLKVMCEEALCLSLSVETAADTLILADLHSADQLKAQTIDFINTSHATDVMDTAGWKNMISSHPHLIAEAFRALATQQQQIPPIGPPRKRVKQA comes from the exons ATACTTCTGCGGGGGCCGTAGAGCGTATTACACT GTATAATCAGCAAACCGCGCGCTCCTCTTCGTTGAa GCTCGGGTCAGGCAGCGAGTGCGGCGGTGGAGggtcgggcggcggcgcggccgcTCCGCAGTCGGCGCGCGTCTCCTCCAACGGCGCCGGCGGGATGGCGGTGAGCCGCGTGCCCAGCCCGCTGCACGACGGCAACACGCCCGTCGCGGAAAACTGGTGCTTCACACAG gtCAAAGTGGTTAAGTTCAGTTACATGTggacaataaacaattttagttTCTGTAGAGAAGAAATGGGTGAAGTGTTAAAATCATCGACTTTTTCCGCTGGTGCTAGTGACAAGTTAAAGTGGTGTCTTCGTGTTAATCCTAAAGGACTCGATGAAGAGAGCAAAGACTATTTATCGTTATACTTATTATTAGTGTCGTGTAATAAATCAGAAGTGCGGGCAAAATTCAAATTCTCAATATTAAATGCAAAACGGGAAGAAACTAAAGCGATGGAGTCACAGCGCGCCTACAGATTTGTACAAGGCAAAGATTGGGGGTTCAAAAAATTTATCAGAAG AGACTTCCTATTAGACGAAGCGAACGGCCTCCTACCTGAAGACAAACTGACGATATTCTGTGAAGTGTCAGTTGTAGCAGAcagtatcaacattagcggtCAAAGCAACGTGGTACAGTTCAAAGTGCCAGAGTGTCGGCTATCCGACGACCTGGGCGCGCTATTCGACAACGAAAGGTTTTCTGACGTCACCTTAGCAGTAGGAGGAAGGGAATTCCAGGCGCATAAAGCCATATTAGCAG CGAGAAGTCCAGTATTTGCAGCGATGTTTGAACACGAAATGGAAGAAAGGAAAAGGAATCGAGTGGACATCACGGACGTGGACCACGAGGTTTTGAGAGAAATGCTACGTTTTATATACACGGGCCGGGCGCCCAACCTAGACAAGATGGCTGATGACCTTTTAGCAGCTGCTGATaag TACGCACTCGAGCGGTTAAAAGTAATGTGTGAAGAGGCGTTATGCCTCAGCCTATCGGTGGAGACGGCGGCGGACACCCTCATATTGGCGGACCTGCATTCTGCAGACCAGCTTAAGGCGCAAACCATCGATTTTATTAATAC GAGTCACGCGACGGACGTGATGGACACGGCGGGCTGGAAGAACATGATCTCGTCGCACCCGCACCTGATCGCCGAGGCGTTCCGCGCGCTGGCCACGCAGCAGCAGCAGATCCCGCCCATCGGGCCGCCGCGCAAGCGCGTGAAGCAGGCCTAG
- the Rdx gene encoding speckle-type POZ protein isoform X4, with translation MNYPDTSAGAVERITLLGSGSECGGGGSGGGAAAPQSARVSSNGAGGMAVSRVPSPLHDGNTPVAENWCFTQVKVVKFSYMWTINNFSFCREEMGEVLKSSTFSAGASDKLKWCLRVNPKGLDEESKDYLSLYLLLVSCNKSEVRAKFKFSILNAKREETKAMESQRAYRFVQGKDWGFKKFIRRDFLLDEANGLLPEDKLTIFCEVSVVADSINISGQSNVVQFKVPECRLSDDLGALFDNERFSDVTLAVGGREFQAHKAILAARSPVFAAMFEHEMEERKRNRVDITDVDHEVLREMLRFIYTGRAPNLDKMADDLLAAADKYALERLKVMCEEALCLSLSVETAADTLILADLHSADQLKAQTIDFINTSHATDVMDTAGWKNMISSHPHLIAEAFRALATQQQQIPPIGPPRKRVKQA, from the exons ATACTTCTGCGGGGGCCGTAGAGCGTATTACACT GCTCGGGTCAGGCAGCGAGTGCGGCGGTGGAGggtcgggcggcggcgcggccgcTCCGCAGTCGGCGCGCGTCTCCTCCAACGGCGCCGGCGGGATGGCGGTGAGCCGCGTGCCCAGCCCGCTGCACGACGGCAACACGCCCGTCGCGGAAAACTGGTGCTTCACACAG gtCAAAGTGGTTAAGTTCAGTTACATGTggacaataaacaattttagttTCTGTAGAGAAGAAATGGGTGAAGTGTTAAAATCATCGACTTTTTCCGCTGGTGCTAGTGACAAGTTAAAGTGGTGTCTTCGTGTTAATCCTAAAGGACTCGATGAAGAGAGCAAAGACTATTTATCGTTATACTTATTATTAGTGTCGTGTAATAAATCAGAAGTGCGGGCAAAATTCAAATTCTCAATATTAAATGCAAAACGGGAAGAAACTAAAGCGATGGAGTCACAGCGCGCCTACAGATTTGTACAAGGCAAAGATTGGGGGTTCAAAAAATTTATCAGAAG AGACTTCCTATTAGACGAAGCGAACGGCCTCCTACCTGAAGACAAACTGACGATATTCTGTGAAGTGTCAGTTGTAGCAGAcagtatcaacattagcggtCAAAGCAACGTGGTACAGTTCAAAGTGCCAGAGTGTCGGCTATCCGACGACCTGGGCGCGCTATTCGACAACGAAAGGTTTTCTGACGTCACCTTAGCAGTAGGAGGAAGGGAATTCCAGGCGCATAAAGCCATATTAGCAG CGAGAAGTCCAGTATTTGCAGCGATGTTTGAACACGAAATGGAAGAAAGGAAAAGGAATCGAGTGGACATCACGGACGTGGACCACGAGGTTTTGAGAGAAATGCTACGTTTTATATACACGGGCCGGGCGCCCAACCTAGACAAGATGGCTGATGACCTTTTAGCAGCTGCTGATaag TACGCACTCGAGCGGTTAAAAGTAATGTGTGAAGAGGCGTTATGCCTCAGCCTATCGGTGGAGACGGCGGCGGACACCCTCATATTGGCGGACCTGCATTCTGCAGACCAGCTTAAGGCGCAAACCATCGATTTTATTAATAC GAGTCACGCGACGGACGTGATGGACACGGCGGGCTGGAAGAACATGATCTCGTCGCACCCGCACCTGATCGCCGAGGCGTTCCGCGCGCTGGCCACGCAGCAGCAGCAGATCCCGCCCATCGGGCCGCCGCGCAAGCGCGTGAAGCAGGCCTAG
- the Rdx gene encoding protein roadkill isoform X5: MALARLGSGSECGGGGSGGGAAAPQSARVSSNGAGGMAVSRVPSPLHDGNTPVAENWCFTQVKVVKFSYMWTINNFSFCREEMGEVLKSSTFSAGASDKLKWCLRVNPKGLDEESKDYLSLYLLLVSCNKSEVRAKFKFSILNAKREETKAMESQRAYRFVQGKDWGFKKFIRRDFLLDEANGLLPEDKLTIFCEVSVVADSINISGQSNVVQFKVPECRLSDDLGALFDNERFSDVTLAVGGREFQAHKAILAARSPVFAAMFEHEMEERKRNRVDITDVDHEVLREMLRFIYTGRAPNLDKMADDLLAAADKYALERLKVMCEEALCLSLSVETAADTLILADLHSADQLKAQTIDFINTSHATDVMDTAGWKNMISSHPHLIAEAFRALATQQQQIPPIGPPRKRVKQA, from the exons ATGGCCTTAGCCAG GCTCGGGTCAGGCAGCGAGTGCGGCGGTGGAGggtcgggcggcggcgcggccgcTCCGCAGTCGGCGCGCGTCTCCTCCAACGGCGCCGGCGGGATGGCGGTGAGCCGCGTGCCCAGCCCGCTGCACGACGGCAACACGCCCGTCGCGGAAAACTGGTGCTTCACACAG gtCAAAGTGGTTAAGTTCAGTTACATGTggacaataaacaattttagttTCTGTAGAGAAGAAATGGGTGAAGTGTTAAAATCATCGACTTTTTCCGCTGGTGCTAGTGACAAGTTAAAGTGGTGTCTTCGTGTTAATCCTAAAGGACTCGATGAAGAGAGCAAAGACTATTTATCGTTATACTTATTATTAGTGTCGTGTAATAAATCAGAAGTGCGGGCAAAATTCAAATTCTCAATATTAAATGCAAAACGGGAAGAAACTAAAGCGATGGAGTCACAGCGCGCCTACAGATTTGTACAAGGCAAAGATTGGGGGTTCAAAAAATTTATCAGAAG AGACTTCCTATTAGACGAAGCGAACGGCCTCCTACCTGAAGACAAACTGACGATATTCTGTGAAGTGTCAGTTGTAGCAGAcagtatcaacattagcggtCAAAGCAACGTGGTACAGTTCAAAGTGCCAGAGTGTCGGCTATCCGACGACCTGGGCGCGCTATTCGACAACGAAAGGTTTTCTGACGTCACCTTAGCAGTAGGAGGAAGGGAATTCCAGGCGCATAAAGCCATATTAGCAG CGAGAAGTCCAGTATTTGCAGCGATGTTTGAACACGAAATGGAAGAAAGGAAAAGGAATCGAGTGGACATCACGGACGTGGACCACGAGGTTTTGAGAGAAATGCTACGTTTTATATACACGGGCCGGGCGCCCAACCTAGACAAGATGGCTGATGACCTTTTAGCAGCTGCTGATaag TACGCACTCGAGCGGTTAAAAGTAATGTGTGAAGAGGCGTTATGCCTCAGCCTATCGGTGGAGACGGCGGCGGACACCCTCATATTGGCGGACCTGCATTCTGCAGACCAGCTTAAGGCGCAAACCATCGATTTTATTAATAC GAGTCACGCGACGGACGTGATGGACACGGCGGGCTGGAAGAACATGATCTCGTCGCACCCGCACCTGATCGCCGAGGCGTTCCGCGCGCTGGCCACGCAGCAGCAGCAGATCCCGCCCATCGGGCCGCCGCGCAAGCGCGTGAAGCAGGCCTAG
- the Rdx gene encoding speckle-type POZ protein isoform X3 — protein MALARYNQQTARSSSLKLGSGSECGGGGSGGGAAAPQSARVSSNGAGGMAVSRVPSPLHDGNTPVAENWCFTQVKVVKFSYMWTINNFSFCREEMGEVLKSSTFSAGASDKLKWCLRVNPKGLDEESKDYLSLYLLLVSCNKSEVRAKFKFSILNAKREETKAMESQRAYRFVQGKDWGFKKFIRRDFLLDEANGLLPEDKLTIFCEVSVVADSINISGQSNVVQFKVPECRLSDDLGALFDNERFSDVTLAVGGREFQAHKAILAARSPVFAAMFEHEMEERKRNRVDITDVDHEVLREMLRFIYTGRAPNLDKMADDLLAAADKYALERLKVMCEEALCLSLSVETAADTLILADLHSADQLKAQTIDFINTSHATDVMDTAGWKNMISSHPHLIAEAFRALATQQQQIPPIGPPRKRVKQA, from the exons ATGGCCTTAGCCAG GTATAATCAGCAAACCGCGCGCTCCTCTTCGTTGAa GCTCGGGTCAGGCAGCGAGTGCGGCGGTGGAGggtcgggcggcggcgcggccgcTCCGCAGTCGGCGCGCGTCTCCTCCAACGGCGCCGGCGGGATGGCGGTGAGCCGCGTGCCCAGCCCGCTGCACGACGGCAACACGCCCGTCGCGGAAAACTGGTGCTTCACACAG gtCAAAGTGGTTAAGTTCAGTTACATGTggacaataaacaattttagttTCTGTAGAGAAGAAATGGGTGAAGTGTTAAAATCATCGACTTTTTCCGCTGGTGCTAGTGACAAGTTAAAGTGGTGTCTTCGTGTTAATCCTAAAGGACTCGATGAAGAGAGCAAAGACTATTTATCGTTATACTTATTATTAGTGTCGTGTAATAAATCAGAAGTGCGGGCAAAATTCAAATTCTCAATATTAAATGCAAAACGGGAAGAAACTAAAGCGATGGAGTCACAGCGCGCCTACAGATTTGTACAAGGCAAAGATTGGGGGTTCAAAAAATTTATCAGAAG AGACTTCCTATTAGACGAAGCGAACGGCCTCCTACCTGAAGACAAACTGACGATATTCTGTGAAGTGTCAGTTGTAGCAGAcagtatcaacattagcggtCAAAGCAACGTGGTACAGTTCAAAGTGCCAGAGTGTCGGCTATCCGACGACCTGGGCGCGCTATTCGACAACGAAAGGTTTTCTGACGTCACCTTAGCAGTAGGAGGAAGGGAATTCCAGGCGCATAAAGCCATATTAGCAG CGAGAAGTCCAGTATTTGCAGCGATGTTTGAACACGAAATGGAAGAAAGGAAAAGGAATCGAGTGGACATCACGGACGTGGACCACGAGGTTTTGAGAGAAATGCTACGTTTTATATACACGGGCCGGGCGCCCAACCTAGACAAGATGGCTGATGACCTTTTAGCAGCTGCTGATaag TACGCACTCGAGCGGTTAAAAGTAATGTGTGAAGAGGCGTTATGCCTCAGCCTATCGGTGGAGACGGCGGCGGACACCCTCATATTGGCGGACCTGCATTCTGCAGACCAGCTTAAGGCGCAAACCATCGATTTTATTAATAC GAGTCACGCGACGGACGTGATGGACACGGCGGGCTGGAAGAACATGATCTCGTCGCACCCGCACCTGATCGCCGAGGCGTTCCGCGCGCTGGCCACGCAGCAGCAGCAGATCCCGCCCATCGGGCCGCCGCGCAAGCGCGTGAAGCAGGCCTAG
- the Rdx gene encoding speckle-type POZ protein isoform X1 — protein sequence MGKRRIWLNDVLSLDTDELNILRYNQQTARSSSLKLGSGSECGGGGSGGGAAAPQSARVSSNGAGGMAVSRVPSPLHDGNTPVAENWCFTQVKVVKFSYMWTINNFSFCREEMGEVLKSSTFSAGASDKLKWCLRVNPKGLDEESKDYLSLYLLLVSCNKSEVRAKFKFSILNAKREETKAMESQRAYRFVQGKDWGFKKFIRRDFLLDEANGLLPEDKLTIFCEVSVVADSINISGQSNVVQFKVPECRLSDDLGALFDNERFSDVTLAVGGREFQAHKAILAARSPVFAAMFEHEMEERKRNRVDITDVDHEVLREMLRFIYTGRAPNLDKMADDLLAAADKYALERLKVMCEEALCLSLSVETAADTLILADLHSADQLKAQTIDFINTSHATDVMDTAGWKNMISSHPHLIAEAFRALATQQQQIPPIGPPRKRVKQA from the exons ATGGGCAAGCGACGTATTTGGTTGAATGATGTATTGAGCCTTGACACTGATGAATTAAATATTCTCAG GTATAATCAGCAAACCGCGCGCTCCTCTTCGTTGAa GCTCGGGTCAGGCAGCGAGTGCGGCGGTGGAGggtcgggcggcggcgcggccgcTCCGCAGTCGGCGCGCGTCTCCTCCAACGGCGCCGGCGGGATGGCGGTGAGCCGCGTGCCCAGCCCGCTGCACGACGGCAACACGCCCGTCGCGGAAAACTGGTGCTTCACACAG gtCAAAGTGGTTAAGTTCAGTTACATGTggacaataaacaattttagttTCTGTAGAGAAGAAATGGGTGAAGTGTTAAAATCATCGACTTTTTCCGCTGGTGCTAGTGACAAGTTAAAGTGGTGTCTTCGTGTTAATCCTAAAGGACTCGATGAAGAGAGCAAAGACTATTTATCGTTATACTTATTATTAGTGTCGTGTAATAAATCAGAAGTGCGGGCAAAATTCAAATTCTCAATATTAAATGCAAAACGGGAAGAAACTAAAGCGATGGAGTCACAGCGCGCCTACAGATTTGTACAAGGCAAAGATTGGGGGTTCAAAAAATTTATCAGAAG AGACTTCCTATTAGACGAAGCGAACGGCCTCCTACCTGAAGACAAACTGACGATATTCTGTGAAGTGTCAGTTGTAGCAGAcagtatcaacattagcggtCAAAGCAACGTGGTACAGTTCAAAGTGCCAGAGTGTCGGCTATCCGACGACCTGGGCGCGCTATTCGACAACGAAAGGTTTTCTGACGTCACCTTAGCAGTAGGAGGAAGGGAATTCCAGGCGCATAAAGCCATATTAGCAG CGAGAAGTCCAGTATTTGCAGCGATGTTTGAACACGAAATGGAAGAAAGGAAAAGGAATCGAGTGGACATCACGGACGTGGACCACGAGGTTTTGAGAGAAATGCTACGTTTTATATACACGGGCCGGGCGCCCAACCTAGACAAGATGGCTGATGACCTTTTAGCAGCTGCTGATaag TACGCACTCGAGCGGTTAAAAGTAATGTGTGAAGAGGCGTTATGCCTCAGCCTATCGGTGGAGACGGCGGCGGACACCCTCATATTGGCGGACCTGCATTCTGCAGACCAGCTTAAGGCGCAAACCATCGATTTTATTAATAC GAGTCACGCGACGGACGTGATGGACACGGCGGGCTGGAAGAACATGATCTCGTCGCACCCGCACCTGATCGCCGAGGCGTTCCGCGCGCTGGCCACGCAGCAGCAGCAGATCCCGCCCATCGGGCCGCCGCGCAAGCGCGTGAAGCAGGCCTAG
- the Rdx gene encoding protein roadkill isoform X6, producing the protein MAVSRVPSPLHDGNTPVAENWCFTQVKVVKFSYMWTINNFSFCREEMGEVLKSSTFSAGASDKLKWCLRVNPKGLDEESKDYLSLYLLLVSCNKSEVRAKFKFSILNAKREETKAMESQRAYRFVQGKDWGFKKFIRRDFLLDEANGLLPEDKLTIFCEVSVVADSINISGQSNVVQFKVPECRLSDDLGALFDNERFSDVTLAVGGREFQAHKAILAARSPVFAAMFEHEMEERKRNRVDITDVDHEVLREMLRFIYTGRAPNLDKMADDLLAAADKYALERLKVMCEEALCLSLSVETAADTLILADLHSADQLKAQTIDFINTSHATDVMDTAGWKNMISSHPHLIAEAFRALATQQQQIPPIGPPRKRVKQA; encoded by the exons ATGGCGGTGAGCCGCGTGCCCAGCCCGCTGCACGACGGCAACACGCCCGTCGCGGAAAACTGGTGCTTCACACAG gtCAAAGTGGTTAAGTTCAGTTACATGTggacaataaacaattttagttTCTGTAGAGAAGAAATGGGTGAAGTGTTAAAATCATCGACTTTTTCCGCTGGTGCTAGTGACAAGTTAAAGTGGTGTCTTCGTGTTAATCCTAAAGGACTCGATGAAGAGAGCAAAGACTATTTATCGTTATACTTATTATTAGTGTCGTGTAATAAATCAGAAGTGCGGGCAAAATTCAAATTCTCAATATTAAATGCAAAACGGGAAGAAACTAAAGCGATGGAGTCACAGCGCGCCTACAGATTTGTACAAGGCAAAGATTGGGGGTTCAAAAAATTTATCAGAAG AGACTTCCTATTAGACGAAGCGAACGGCCTCCTACCTGAAGACAAACTGACGATATTCTGTGAAGTGTCAGTTGTAGCAGAcagtatcaacattagcggtCAAAGCAACGTGGTACAGTTCAAAGTGCCAGAGTGTCGGCTATCCGACGACCTGGGCGCGCTATTCGACAACGAAAGGTTTTCTGACGTCACCTTAGCAGTAGGAGGAAGGGAATTCCAGGCGCATAAAGCCATATTAGCAG CGAGAAGTCCAGTATTTGCAGCGATGTTTGAACACGAAATGGAAGAAAGGAAAAGGAATCGAGTGGACATCACGGACGTGGACCACGAGGTTTTGAGAGAAATGCTACGTTTTATATACACGGGCCGGGCGCCCAACCTAGACAAGATGGCTGATGACCTTTTAGCAGCTGCTGATaag TACGCACTCGAGCGGTTAAAAGTAATGTGTGAAGAGGCGTTATGCCTCAGCCTATCGGTGGAGACGGCGGCGGACACCCTCATATTGGCGGACCTGCATTCTGCAGACCAGCTTAAGGCGCAAACCATCGATTTTATTAATAC GAGTCACGCGACGGACGTGATGGACACGGCGGGCTGGAAGAACATGATCTCGTCGCACCCGCACCTGATCGCCGAGGCGTTCCGCGCGCTGGCCACGCAGCAGCAGCAGATCCCGCCCATCGGGCCGCCGCGCAAGCGCGTGAAGCAGGCCTAG
- the Rdx gene encoding protein roadkill isoform X7 gives MVKVVKFSYMWTINNFSFCREEMGEVLKSSTFSAGASDKLKWCLRVNPKGLDEESKDYLSLYLLLVSCNKSEVRAKFKFSILNAKREETKAMESQRAYRFVQGKDWGFKKFIRRDFLLDEANGLLPEDKLTIFCEVSVVADSINISGQSNVVQFKVPECRLSDDLGALFDNERFSDVTLAVGGREFQAHKAILAARSPVFAAMFEHEMEERKRNRVDITDVDHEVLREMLRFIYTGRAPNLDKMADDLLAAADKYALERLKVMCEEALCLSLSVETAADTLILADLHSADQLKAQTIDFINTSHATDVMDTAGWKNMISSHPHLIAEAFRALATQQQQIPPIGPPRKRVKQA, from the exons ATG gtCAAAGTGGTTAAGTTCAGTTACATGTggacaataaacaattttagttTCTGTAGAGAAGAAATGGGTGAAGTGTTAAAATCATCGACTTTTTCCGCTGGTGCTAGTGACAAGTTAAAGTGGTGTCTTCGTGTTAATCCTAAAGGACTCGATGAAGAGAGCAAAGACTATTTATCGTTATACTTATTATTAGTGTCGTGTAATAAATCAGAAGTGCGGGCAAAATTCAAATTCTCAATATTAAATGCAAAACGGGAAGAAACTAAAGCGATGGAGTCACAGCGCGCCTACAGATTTGTACAAGGCAAAGATTGGGGGTTCAAAAAATTTATCAGAAG AGACTTCCTATTAGACGAAGCGAACGGCCTCCTACCTGAAGACAAACTGACGATATTCTGTGAAGTGTCAGTTGTAGCAGAcagtatcaacattagcggtCAAAGCAACGTGGTACAGTTCAAAGTGCCAGAGTGTCGGCTATCCGACGACCTGGGCGCGCTATTCGACAACGAAAGGTTTTCTGACGTCACCTTAGCAGTAGGAGGAAGGGAATTCCAGGCGCATAAAGCCATATTAGCAG CGAGAAGTCCAGTATTTGCAGCGATGTTTGAACACGAAATGGAAGAAAGGAAAAGGAATCGAGTGGACATCACGGACGTGGACCACGAGGTTTTGAGAGAAATGCTACGTTTTATATACACGGGCCGGGCGCCCAACCTAGACAAGATGGCTGATGACCTTTTAGCAGCTGCTGATaag TACGCACTCGAGCGGTTAAAAGTAATGTGTGAAGAGGCGTTATGCCTCAGCCTATCGGTGGAGACGGCGGCGGACACCCTCATATTGGCGGACCTGCATTCTGCAGACCAGCTTAAGGCGCAAACCATCGATTTTATTAATAC GAGTCACGCGACGGACGTGATGGACACGGCGGGCTGGAAGAACATGATCTCGTCGCACCCGCACCTGATCGCCGAGGCGTTCCGCGCGCTGGCCACGCAGCAGCAGCAGATCCCGCCCATCGGGCCGCCGCGCAAGCGCGTGAAGCAGGCCTAG